One Sodalis praecaptivus DNA segment encodes these proteins:
- a CDS encoding RNA polymerase sigma factor FliA: MEVIYNHQGRLADDRGLWQQYAPIIRHEALRLQVRLPASVELEDLIQAGMIGLLAAIDSFDATQGASFTTYARSRIRWGMLDELRERDWVPRSVRRNAREIAAAIQRLEQRLGASASEQQIADELGVPLSAYQTMLHETNCSQLFSLDELMAQEAQGTGPALPADADQDPFQRLLAGGLRKRVKDEISRLPEREQLLLNLYYQQELNLKEIGEVLGVGESRVSQLHSLAIKRLRARLQESV, from the coding sequence GTGGAAGTCATATACAATCACCAGGGAAGACTGGCCGACGATCGCGGCCTGTGGCAGCAGTATGCGCCCATCATCCGTCATGAGGCGCTGCGATTACAGGTTCGTCTGCCGGCAAGCGTAGAACTTGAGGATCTTATCCAGGCGGGGATGATCGGTTTATTGGCGGCTATCGACAGCTTCGATGCCACGCAGGGCGCCAGCTTCACCACCTACGCCCGATCGCGTATCCGCTGGGGCATGCTGGACGAACTGCGGGAGCGGGATTGGGTGCCGCGCAGCGTGCGGCGCAATGCGCGCGAGATCGCGGCGGCCATCCAGCGGCTGGAGCAGCGGCTGGGCGCCAGCGCCAGCGAACAGCAAATCGCCGACGAACTTGGCGTGCCGCTGTCGGCCTACCAGACCATGCTGCATGAAACCAACTGTAGCCAGCTGTTCTCGCTGGATGAGTTAATGGCGCAGGAAGCGCAGGGCACCGGTCCGGCGCTTCCCGCCGACGCGGATCAAGATCCTTTCCAGCGACTACTGGCCGGCGGGTTGCGCAAGCGGGTGAAGGATGAAATAAGCCGGCTGCCTGAACGTGAACAGCTGTTGCTTAACCTTTATTACCAGCAAGAGCTGAATCTTAAGGAAATCGGCGAGGTCCTGGGGGTTGGCGAATCAAGAGTGAGCCAGTTGCACAGTTTGGCGATAAAACGGCTGCGCGCGCGGTTACAGGAAAGCGTCTGA
- a CDS encoding FliC/FljB family flagellin, whose product MSQVINTNILSMAAQNNLNKSQASLGSAIQRLSSGWRINSAKDDAAGQAIANRFTSLINGLTQASRNANDGISVAQTAEGAINEINENLHAIRRLTVQVKSTATISEADKKSIQNEIGKRLDEIDRIAAQTEFNGVRILSKNQNLSIQVGANDGETVDIELKQLDTKELGIDTFSVVQVIKSSDIKTEQTNNVDSWAKPTIDYTGTAADKINIDGKVYSKDAQYYVKKSGTEEYYKAEVDNSVPGNTKLTYTAAAATKVAGEPAKGVAPSPQGVKTGTTSVTPPADMTVHACQDNSVQSGYVLKGMDNGEPVYYSASIDAKGKVTQGEKIEVSEEGKAATHNPLENLDKAIAKVDEVRGSLGATQNRLSSVINSLSTTVTNLSQSRSNILDADFAIEVSNMNRANILQQAGTAVLAQANSVPQGILSLLR is encoded by the coding sequence ATGTCACAGGTGATTAACACCAACATCCTCTCCATGGCCGCGCAGAATAACCTTAATAAATCACAGGCTTCTTTGGGTAGCGCGATACAGCGTCTATCCTCCGGCTGGCGCATTAATAGCGCCAAGGATGACGCGGCCGGCCAAGCGATCGCTAACCGCTTTACCTCATTAATTAACGGGCTGACTCAGGCATCGCGCAATGCCAATGACGGTATCTCGGTGGCGCAAACCGCCGAAGGGGCAATTAATGAGATCAATGAGAACCTGCATGCAATCCGTCGCCTGACGGTACAGGTTAAATCCACCGCCACGATCTCCGAAGCCGATAAAAAATCCATCCAAAATGAAATCGGCAAGCGTTTGGATGAGATTGACCGTATTGCCGCACAAACGGAATTTAACGGTGTACGAATTCTGAGTAAAAACCAAAACCTGTCGATTCAGGTAGGCGCCAACGATGGCGAGACGGTGGATATTGAACTCAAGCAATTGGATACAAAAGAACTGGGTATCGATACTTTCAGCGTGGTGCAGGTTATAAAATCGTCGGACATTAAGACAGAGCAAACCAACAATGTCGACAGCTGGGCCAAGCCAACGATCGATTACACGGGCACCGCTGCGGATAAGATTAACATTGACGGCAAGGTTTACAGCAAGGATGCGCAATATTACGTTAAAAAATCAGGAACTGAAGAATACTACAAGGCAGAAGTGGATAATTCCGTCCCTGGCAACACCAAGTTAACCTATACCGCTGCCGCCGCAACCAAGGTGGCGGGAGAGCCAGCAAAAGGCGTGGCGCCTAGTCCGCAAGGTGTTAAAACCGGCACTACGTCAGTTACACCGCCGGCGGATATGACCGTTCATGCCTGCCAGGACAATTCCGTTCAATCAGGCTATGTACTTAAAGGGATGGATAACGGCGAGCCGGTCTACTATAGCGCCAGCATCGATGCCAAGGGAAAGGTGACCCAGGGAGAGAAAATAGAGGTGAGCGAGGAGGGTAAAGCCGCAACCCACAACCCGCTGGAGAACCTGGACAAGGCCATTGCCAAGGTTGACGAAGTGCGCGGTTCGCTGGGCGCCACCCAAAACCGTTTAAGTTCGGTGATCAATAGCCTGAGCACCACCGTAACGAATCTCAGCCAGTCGCGTTCCAATATTCTGGATGCGGATTTTGCTATCGAGGTTTCCAATATGAACCGCGCCAACATCCTACAGCAGGCGGGCACCGCGGTATTGGCGCAGGCTAATTCGGTGCCGCAGGGCATCCTTTCACTGCTGCGCTAA
- the fliI gene encoding flagellar protein export ATPase FliI — protein MTVQLERWINAMARQERMITTLPDCRHYGRLTRATGMVMEAVGLQLPLGATCLIERYTGKAVSQVECEVVGFKGRQLFLMPLENMEGILPGARVYAPGLVNGKVPARLLPLGPALLGRVLCGGGLPLDNLPPPETGYRASLYSPPLNPLSRSPITEVLDVGVRAINGLLTVGRGQRMGLFAGSGVGKSMLLGMMARYTQADVIVVGLIGERGREVKDFIENILGEEGIARAVIIAAPADVSPMLRMQGAAYATRIAEDFRDRGKHVLLIMDSLTRYAMAQREIGLAIGEPPATKGYPPSVFAKLPALVERAGNGADGGGSITAFYTVLTEGDDQQDPIADAARAILDGHVVLSRQLAEAGHYPAIDIEASISRAMTALVDTPHFQQVQQVKQWLASYQRNRDLLSVGAYAAGSDPLLDQAIAHYPQLESYLRQDVSQRCNYAQSCQQLSSLFTPPSTA, from the coding sequence ATGACCGTGCAGCTGGAACGCTGGATTAACGCGATGGCGCGCCAGGAACGGATGATCACTACCCTGCCGGACTGCCGCCACTACGGGCGGCTAACGCGGGCAACAGGCATGGTGATGGAGGCGGTGGGGCTGCAATTGCCCCTCGGCGCCACCTGCCTTATCGAACGCTATACCGGCAAGGCGGTAAGTCAGGTCGAATGCGAGGTGGTCGGGTTTAAAGGCCGGCAGTTGTTTTTGATGCCGCTGGAGAATATGGAGGGCATTCTGCCCGGCGCCCGCGTGTATGCCCCGGGTTTGGTCAACGGCAAAGTTCCCGCCCGCTTGCTTCCTCTGGGCCCGGCGCTGCTGGGCCGCGTCCTCTGCGGCGGCGGGCTGCCGCTGGACAATTTACCGCCGCCGGAAACCGGTTATCGCGCCTCCCTCTACAGCCCGCCGCTTAATCCCTTATCGCGCAGCCCGATCACCGAGGTGCTCGATGTGGGAGTGCGCGCCATTAATGGCCTGCTGACGGTAGGCCGCGGGCAGCGTATGGGCCTATTCGCCGGCTCCGGCGTGGGCAAAAGCATGCTGCTCGGCATGATGGCGCGCTATACCCAGGCTGATGTCATCGTCGTCGGTCTGATCGGCGAGCGCGGGCGCGAGGTGAAGGACTTTATCGAAAATATTCTCGGCGAGGAGGGGATCGCCCGCGCGGTCATTATTGCCGCGCCGGCGGATGTGTCGCCGATGCTGCGTATGCAGGGCGCCGCTTATGCCACGCGCATCGCCGAGGATTTTCGCGATCGCGGCAAGCATGTGCTGCTCATTATGGATTCCTTGACGCGCTATGCGATGGCCCAGCGCGAAATCGGCCTGGCCATCGGCGAGCCGCCGGCTACTAAAGGCTATCCGCCGTCGGTATTCGCCAAATTGCCCGCGCTGGTGGAGCGCGCCGGCAACGGCGCGGACGGCGGCGGCTCCATCACCGCTTTTTATACCGTATTGACGGAGGGCGATGACCAGCAAGATCCCATCGCCGACGCCGCCCGGGCCATTTTGGACGGTCACGTGGTGCTGTCCCGCCAGCTTGCCGAGGCGGGACATTATCCTGCCATCGACATTGAGGCCTCCATCAGCCGGGCGATGACCGCCTTGGTGGATACGCCTCATTTTCAACAGGTTCAGCAGGTAAAGCAGTGGCTCGCCAGCTATCAGCGCAATCGCGATCTCCTGTCGGTCGGCGCTTATGCCGCCGGCAGTGACCCGCTGCTCGATCAGGCGATTGCCCACTATCCGCAATTGGAGAGCTATCTGCGCCAGGATGTATCGCAACGCTGCAATTACGCTCAATCCTGTCAACAGTTGTCCAGTCTCTTCACTCCCCCTTCAACCGCATAA
- a CDS encoding flagellar protein FliT produces MLMVSQTEHPFALPLQLTYQIIESARSKDWDSVVALNNRYAITLRAAIDYIQSAGMAAYEEEGRMKDIEQLLKNEREIRALIGTRLTALQNDIGQLRRNLQGANAYHRQLLQS; encoded by the coding sequence ATGCTAATGGTTTCCCAAACCGAGCACCCGTTTGCCCTACCGTTACAATTAACGTATCAGATTATCGAATCGGCACGCTCAAAAGACTGGGACAGCGTTGTCGCGCTGAATAATCGCTATGCTATTACCTTACGCGCAGCAATAGATTATATCCAATCTGCCGGCATGGCCGCGTATGAAGAAGAAGGGAGAATGAAAGATATTGAGCAATTACTTAAAAATGAAAGAGAGATCCGCGCGCTGATCGGCACACGTTTAACGGCATTACAGAATGATATCGGGCAACTGCGCCGAAATTTGCAGGGTGCTAACGCCTATCATCGGCAGCTGTTGCAATCTTAA
- the fliG gene encoding flagellar motor switch protein FliG, giving the protein MNAIEKSAIVMLTLGEETAAAVFKHLRKQEVEAIGKTIASLGIYSRQQLTSVLEAFHADAETMISPDKDSYDYLRAALVSALGEDRALLLLEELHITGADDDKGIDALNAMKPQAVVALIQAEHPQVIAAILVLLKRSLAAEILSGFEETLRNDILVRIATLDGLQPAALQELTLALNDLLRGQRGRQGNKGGVRPAAEILNYMQSRQEEAAIDAVRALDQNLAERIVEHMFTFDDLQDLDDRSLRRILQEIDADTLVIALKGCAPSLVDRILGNMSQRQAEILRDDLSLSAPVKESRVETERKAILAVVRRLADADEIVINKDGENYV; this is encoded by the coding sequence ATGAATGCCATCGAAAAGAGCGCCATCGTCATGCTGACGCTGGGGGAAGAGACCGCCGCTGCCGTCTTTAAACATCTGCGTAAGCAGGAAGTGGAAGCCATAGGTAAAACCATAGCCTCGCTGGGGATTTACTCCCGCCAGCAGTTGACGAGCGTGCTTGAAGCGTTTCATGCCGATGCCGAGACGATGATAAGCCCGGATAAGGACAGTTACGACTACCTGCGCGCGGCCCTTGTCAGCGCGCTGGGGGAGGATCGCGCCCTGCTGCTGCTTGAGGAGCTGCACATCACCGGCGCGGACGATGACAAAGGCATTGACGCGCTTAACGCAATGAAACCGCAGGCGGTGGTGGCGCTGATTCAAGCCGAACATCCGCAGGTGATCGCCGCCATTTTGGTACTGCTTAAGCGCAGTCTGGCCGCCGAAATTCTCTCCGGTTTCGAGGAGACGCTGCGCAACGACATCCTGGTGCGTATCGCCACGCTGGACGGTCTGCAGCCGGCCGCGCTGCAAGAGCTCACTCTGGCCCTCAATGATTTGCTGCGCGGCCAGCGTGGCCGGCAAGGCAATAAAGGCGGCGTTCGTCCGGCGGCGGAGATCCTTAATTATATGCAAAGCCGGCAGGAAGAGGCGGCAATCGATGCGGTACGCGCCCTCGACCAAAACCTGGCGGAGAGAATCGTCGAGCACATGTTTACGTTCGATGATCTACAGGATCTGGACGACCGCAGCCTGCGGCGGATCCTGCAGGAGATCGACGCCGATACGCTCGTCATTGCCCTGAAAGGCTGTGCGCCGTCGCTGGTGGATAGGATCCTGGGCAATATGTCGCAGCGCCAGGCCGAGATATTGCGCGACGACCTCAGCCTCAGCGCGCCGGTGAAAGAGTCGCGGGTGGAAACCGAGCGTAAAGCGATCCTGGCCGTGGTGCGCCGCCTGGCCGATGCCGATGAGATAGTCATCAATAAAGACGGGGAAAATTATGTCTGA
- the fliH gene encoding flagellar assembly protein FliH — protein sequence MSEHVEQTRWQHWLPADLSLAFADSLPAPLLSADHDEKAWQAELTLLRTQAEQRGFKQGQQEGEQQGYRQGFDKGRSDGFEQGLQDAQAEQEHITAQMADFLRELKATLAGVDAVMPARLMQIALTAAGKILGQSPVCDSRVVLSTIQQLLHDRPLFDGCLRLYVHPDDLPSLQSHLGSTLESQGWRLLADGQLLRGGCRIVAEDGEVDATLETRWQQLCQMLKEGLPHDRAAGTLD from the coding sequence ATGTCTGAGCACGTCGAACAAACGCGCTGGCAACACTGGCTACCGGCGGATTTGTCCCTGGCGTTCGCCGATAGCCTCCCCGCGCCGCTACTGTCAGCGGACCACGATGAAAAAGCCTGGCAGGCGGAGCTGACGCTCCTGCGCACCCAGGCGGAACAGCGCGGGTTTAAGCAGGGCCAGCAGGAAGGCGAGCAGCAGGGCTACCGGCAAGGTTTTGACAAGGGGCGCAGCGACGGCTTTGAACAAGGGTTACAGGATGCGCAAGCCGAGCAGGAGCATATCACCGCACAGATGGCGGATTTCCTGCGCGAACTCAAGGCCACCCTGGCGGGGGTGGATGCGGTGATGCCGGCGCGGCTGATGCAAATCGCGCTGACGGCGGCCGGCAAAATCCTCGGCCAGTCGCCGGTGTGCGATAGCCGCGTGGTGCTGAGTACTATCCAACAACTGCTGCACGATCGGCCGCTGTTCGACGGTTGTCTGCGGCTTTATGTCCATCCCGACGATCTGCCGTCGCTACAGAGTCATTTAGGCAGCACCTTGGAAAGCCAGGGCTGGCGGCTGCTGGCCGATGGGCAGCTGCTGCGCGGCGGCTGCCGGATTGTCGCCGAGGACGGCGAAGTGGACGCCACCCTGGAAACCCGCTGGCAGCAGCTGTGCCAGATGCTTAAGGAGGGCTTGCCGCATGACCGTGCAGCTGGAACGCTGGATTAA
- the fliS gene encoding flagellar export chaperone FliS has product MSADQGINAYQQISLQTGVAGATPHQLIVMLFDGAHGALARAGIWMARGNIARRGEEISRAIAIIECGLLATLDYEKGKTLAQDLASLYRYMIRTLLQANLNNDPEAIKHVDTLLKNISSAWKEITPQR; this is encoded by the coding sequence ATGTCTGCAGATCAGGGCATCAACGCCTACCAACAAATCAGTCTGCAAACCGGGGTCGCAGGGGCGACCCCGCATCAGTTGATTGTCATGCTGTTTGATGGCGCCCATGGCGCGCTGGCCCGGGCAGGTATCTGGATGGCGCGCGGTAATATCGCCCGGCGCGGTGAGGAAATTTCCCGCGCTATTGCCATTATTGAATGCGGCCTGCTGGCCACGCTAGATTACGAAAAGGGCAAAACCCTGGCACAGGATCTGGCAAGTCTCTACCGCTATATGATCCGCACCTTGTTGCAGGCCAATTTGAATAATGACCCTGAAGCGATAAAACATGTAGATACTTTGCTGAAAAACATTTCCAGCGCCTGGAAAGAAATTACTCCGCAACGATAA
- the fliF gene encoding flagellar basal-body MS-ring/collar protein FliF — MNASAMDINAKSAISLTNLIARFRDHPKYTLLAAGAAGIALAIVLLLWARTPDYRILYSNISDQDGGAVVAELTTMNIPYRFAGNSGAIMVPSDRVHETRLLLAQKGLPKGGALGFELLDREKFGMSQFSEQINYQRALEGEIARTIETLNPVKSARVHIAMPKPSLFVREHKPATASVTLALYPGRALDTGQIQAITWLVSGTVPDLPAGNITLVDSQGQLLAQPGNDELNLSTTQLAYTREVEGDYQRRISAILAPVIGAANVRAEVTAQLDFTAVEQTAEQHKPNGRPEEMAIRSQQLNASDQIGIQPPGGVPGALSNQPTPPATAPIESPANPAAGKKPAAKDGAPAPAAAAAPIAQPPRSSQNEKTINYEVDRTLTHSRFRPGVLKRLSVAVVVNDRKDSAGKPVRLTPQEMQDVTALVREAMGFSSERGDTLNIVNTRFVANQDMLPPLPFWQDPSLQAMAFSTLRYALVALLFWLAWRKGFRPLWQRQQEIERERIRAQYEANQPRDEPRPVSRSELEKETREKARQAMEDSIQQLRDIAAARPQMVARILRQWITREQQPS; from the coding sequence ATGAATGCCTCGGCCATGGATATCAATGCTAAATCGGCAATAAGCCTGACCAACCTAATAGCGCGTTTTCGCGACCATCCGAAATATACGCTATTAGCGGCCGGCGCCGCGGGGATTGCGCTGGCTATTGTCCTGCTGTTGTGGGCCAGAACGCCGGATTATCGCATTTTGTATAGCAATATCAGCGACCAGGACGGCGGCGCCGTGGTGGCAGAACTGACCACGATGAATATCCCCTACCGTTTTGCCGGCAACAGCGGCGCCATTATGGTGCCGAGCGACCGGGTCCACGAAACCCGGTTGCTGCTGGCGCAAAAGGGGTTGCCGAAGGGCGGCGCGCTGGGATTTGAACTGCTGGATCGCGAGAAATTCGGTATGAGCCAATTCAGCGAGCAGATCAATTATCAGCGGGCGCTGGAAGGCGAAATCGCCCGCACCATTGAAACGCTAAATCCGGTGAAATCGGCCAGGGTGCATATTGCGATGCCGAAACCCTCGCTGTTTGTGCGCGAACACAAGCCGGCCACCGCCTCGGTGACGTTGGCGTTGTATCCCGGGCGCGCGCTGGACACCGGACAAATTCAGGCCATTACCTGGTTGGTATCCGGCACCGTGCCCGATTTACCCGCCGGAAATATTACCCTGGTAGACAGCCAGGGCCAATTACTTGCCCAACCGGGCAATGATGAGCTTAACCTCAGCACGACCCAGCTTGCCTATACCCGTGAAGTGGAGGGCGATTATCAGCGGCGCATCAGCGCGATACTTGCGCCGGTGATAGGTGCGGCCAACGTGCGCGCGGAGGTGACCGCCCAGTTGGACTTTACCGCGGTGGAGCAAACGGCGGAGCAGCATAAACCCAACGGACGCCCGGAGGAGATGGCGATCCGCAGCCAACAGTTGAATGCCAGCGATCAGATCGGTATTCAGCCGCCTGGCGGTGTACCGGGGGCGCTTAGCAATCAGCCCACTCCGCCGGCCACGGCGCCGATTGAATCCCCCGCCAACCCCGCCGCCGGCAAAAAGCCCGCCGCCAAGGACGGCGCCCCGGCGCCCGCCGCCGCCGCGGCACCCATCGCGCAGCCGCCGCGCAGCAGCCAGAACGAAAAAACCATCAATTACGAAGTCGATCGCACGCTGACCCATAGCCGTTTTCGTCCCGGCGTGCTTAAACGCCTGTCGGTGGCGGTGGTGGTTAACGACCGTAAGGACAGCGCCGGCAAGCCCGTACGGTTGACGCCGCAGGAAATGCAGGATGTGACCGCGCTGGTGCGCGAAGCCATGGGCTTTTCAAGCGAACGCGGCGATACGCTCAACATCGTCAATACCCGCTTTGTCGCCAATCAGGACATGCTGCCGCCGCTGCCGTTCTGGCAGGATCCCAGCCTACAGGCTATGGCGTTCAGTACGCTGCGCTATGCGCTGGTGGCGCTGCTGTTCTGGCTGGCGTGGCGTAAAGGTTTCCGTCCGCTTTGGCAGCGGCAGCAGGAGATCGAGCGCGAGCGCATCCGGGCGCAGTACGAAGCCAACCAGCCGCGGGATGAGCCACGCCCCGTCTCGCGCAGCGAGCTGGAGAAGGAGACGCGCGAAAAAGCCCGCCAGGCAATGGAGGACAGTATCCAGCAGTTGCGTGATATCGCCGCCGCCCGGCCACAGATGGTGGCACGGATACTGCGTCAATGGATAACCCGCGAGCAACAACCATCATGA
- the fliE gene encoding flagellar hook-basal body complex protein FliE, giving the protein MTTQAIHSVLAMMKVTAQQAAGTTITLSAPATAGAGFIGELNSSIKQINGMQINARRKAEKFELGVPGIALNDVMVEMQKASLALHLGIQVNNKLINAYQEVMNMAV; this is encoded by the coding sequence ATGACAACCCAGGCCATCCATTCCGTTTTGGCCATGATGAAGGTGACGGCACAACAGGCGGCGGGCACCACAATAACGCTCTCCGCGCCGGCTACCGCCGGTGCGGGCTTTATTGGTGAATTGAATAGCAGTATCAAACAGATTAACGGCATGCAAATAAATGCCCGGCGCAAGGCGGAGAAATTTGAATTAGGCGTGCCGGGAATCGCTTTGAATGATGTTATGGTGGAAATGCAAAAGGCGTCGCTGGCGCTGCATTTGGGAATTCAGGTGAATAATAAATTGATCAATGCCTATCAGGAAGTGATGAATATGGCGGTCTAG
- the fliD gene encoding flagellar filament capping protein FliD, whose translation MEGISISGISDALMEKQTKQFQLLLKPIQIRQKSIESKISAWGKIRSSLQTLMEKSNALKNDAFYAMKISENKAFSATASSGAMAGTHDIKVNQLAQNHTLSFQTKKGIDTPLGDNKPTRTLTISQKGENGEMKDTVITLAQEQTSLAGIAKAINNQKAGVHAEVKNVDDDGTLRLVLRAEKSGSAGEMTVSVEGDETLNEIMKYTPKQKDDPTHPDEKMKEDLKATDAKVSVDGNEYIRSSNSINDILTGITLTLKQQSKPDESEALTLSPDESAVQKAVEEFVSAFNDFITQSSSLSQFKPADYSNLKPEDVALPDTSNGPLAGESLLSNLKALVRRDAGSNYGDNDIASLADLGIKVDAKTGKLELDSTKLKNIIHTNPEGVQRLFLGTEGESGMASVMADHIKGYVGSGGSGNIIKDETEKLEKQKKDNEKQLKRTQATIDAKLRAYQQQYQRMEVALAQIQSLQAPLAAIQSIAKK comes from the coding sequence ATGGAGGGTATATCAATTTCGGGCATCAGCGATGCGCTGATGGAGAAGCAGACCAAGCAGTTTCAATTGTTGCTAAAACCTATACAGATACGGCAAAAAAGCATCGAGAGTAAAATCAGCGCCTGGGGGAAAATCCGCTCCAGCCTGCAAACCTTGATGGAGAAAAGCAATGCCCTGAAGAATGATGCCTTTTACGCCATGAAAATCAGCGAAAACAAGGCATTTAGCGCCACCGCCAGCAGCGGCGCCATGGCGGGCACCCACGATATCAAGGTCAATCAACTGGCGCAAAACCATACCCTGTCTTTTCAGACCAAAAAAGGGATTGATACGCCGCTGGGCGATAACAAGCCAACCCGTACGCTGACCATCAGCCAAAAAGGCGAAAACGGTGAGATGAAAGATACCGTGATTACCCTCGCGCAAGAGCAAACCAGTCTGGCGGGGATAGCCAAGGCCATCAACAACCAGAAGGCCGGCGTCCATGCCGAAGTGAAGAATGTGGACGATGACGGCACGCTGCGTTTGGTGTTACGGGCGGAGAAATCCGGCAGCGCCGGGGAAATGACCGTCTCGGTCGAGGGTGATGAAACCTTAAACGAGATCATGAAATACACTCCAAAACAAAAGGACGACCCGACCCATCCTGATGAGAAAATGAAGGAGGATCTCAAGGCAACCGACGCCAAAGTTTCGGTTGACGGCAATGAATATATCCGCTCCAGCAACAGCATCAATGATATCCTGACCGGCATCACGCTTACGCTCAAGCAACAATCCAAACCCGATGAATCAGAAGCGCTGACCCTGAGTCCGGACGAAAGCGCCGTGCAAAAAGCCGTGGAGGAATTTGTCTCCGCTTTTAATGACTTCATTACCCAATCATCGTCCTTGAGTCAATTCAAACCCGCCGATTATTCCAATCTGAAGCCCGAGGACGTCGCACTGCCCGATACGAGCAATGGTCCTTTGGCCGGTGAGAGTTTATTAAGTAACTTAAAAGCGCTTGTGCGCCGCGATGCCGGCAGTAACTATGGCGACAACGACATAGCATCCCTAGCCGATCTCGGTATCAAGGTCGATGCCAAAACCGGCAAGCTCGAGCTGGATAGCACCAAACTGAAAAATATTATTCATACTAACCCGGAGGGGGTGCAGCGGCTGTTTCTCGGCACTGAAGGGGAAAGCGGCATGGCAAGCGTCATGGCCGACCATATTAAGGGCTATGTCGGTAGCGGCGGCAGCGGCAATATCATTAAAGACGAAACCGAAAAGCTAGAAAAGCAGAAGAAAGATAATGAGAAACAGTTGAAACGCACCCAGGCCACGATTGATGCCAAGTTGCGGGCTTATCAACAACAATATCAGCGGATGGAAGTCGCGCTCGCGCAAATACAGTCGCTTCAGGCGCCGCTCGCCGCGATACAGTCGATCGCCAAAAAATAA
- a CDS encoding FliC/FljB family flagellin, which yields MSQVINTNILSITAQNNLNKSQNSLSTAIQRLSSGLRINSAKDDAAGQAISNRFTSLINGLTQASRNANDGIAVAQTAEGAINEVNENLQAIRRLTVQVKSTASISDADKKSIQDEIGKRLEEIDRIAEQTEFNGIRILSKDQKLAIQVGANDGQTIDIDLFDMGIEKLGMKDFNVNDSVEIPGKLGAEVTTVTGKLTPSLSGEDAEINKTDKKVYVDDDGKNYVKAGTKFYEAKRVGNTSHFTFDLTGAEGKPTGTPTELTEINATNSVTGLESGETLYKYTAENGAEGYAIKGLDDKGNVAYFTATLNEKTGAVTKNSQIPSEGEPATADPLKTIDQAIAIVDEARGALGATQNRLGSVINSLSTTVANLSQSRSNIEDADFATEVSNMNRANILQQAGTAVLAQANAVPQGILSLLR from the coding sequence ATGTCCCAGGTAATTAACACCAATATTCTTTCTATCACCGCGCAAAATAATCTGAATAAGTCACAAAACTCGCTGAGCACCGCCATTCAGCGGCTGTCGTCCGGGCTGCGAATTAATAGCGCCAAGGACGATGCCGCCGGTCAGGCCATCAGCAACCGTTTTACATCGCTAATTAACGGTTTAACCCAGGCATCGCGCAACGCCAATGACGGTATTGCCGTGGCGCAGACCGCGGAAGGGGCCATCAATGAAGTGAATGAAAACCTGCAGGCGATTCGCCGCTTAACGGTGCAGGTAAAATCCACCGCTTCGATTTCCGATGCCGATAAAAAATCCATCCAGGATGAGATCGGCAAGCGTTTGGAGGAAATTGACCGTATTGCTGAACAAACGGAGTTCAACGGTATAAGAATATTAAGTAAAGATCAGAAACTGGCTATTCAGGTCGGCGCCAATGATGGCCAGACCATTGATATTGATCTGTTTGATATGGGCATTGAAAAGCTGGGCATGAAGGATTTTAACGTCAATGATTCTGTTGAGATTCCCGGCAAATTAGGCGCAGAAGTAACAACCGTAACGGGTAAATTAACGCCTTCGCTCAGCGGAGAAGATGCGGAGATAAATAAAACTGACAAAAAAGTTTATGTTGATGACGACGGTAAAAATTATGTTAAGGCAGGGACTAAGTTTTATGAAGCGAAACGTGTAGGTAATACGAGTCATTTTACCTTCGACTTAACCGGTGCTGAGGGCAAGCCAACAGGAACCCCTACGGAATTAACTGAAATTAATGCCACCAATTCGGTAACAGGCTTGGAATCGGGTGAAACCCTCTATAAGTATACCGCAGAGAATGGTGCTGAGGGCTACGCAATCAAAGGTTTGGATGACAAGGGTAATGTGGCTTATTTTACGGCGACATTGAATGAGAAAACCGGCGCTGTGACCAAAAATAGCCAAATTCCCTCTGAGGGCGAACCTGCCACGGCCGATCCGTTGAAAACCATCGACCAGGCCATTGCCATTGTCGATGAAGCCCGCGGCGCCCTGGGCGCGACCCAGAACCGTCTGGGTTCGGTTATCAACAGCCTGAGCACCACCGTGGCCAACCTGAGCCAGTCGCGTTCTAATATCGAGGATGCTGACTTCGCCACCGAAGTCTCCAACATGAACCGCGCCAATATCCTGCAGCAGGCGGGTACCGCGGTATTGGCGCAGGCCAATGCGGTACCTCAGGGTATTCTGTCGCTGTTGCGTTAA